A genomic region of Prionailurus bengalensis isolate Pbe53 chromosome D1, Fcat_Pben_1.1_paternal_pri, whole genome shotgun sequence contains the following coding sequences:
- the LOC122482670 gene encoding olfactory receptor 1030-like produces MARSNRTTVTEFVLMGFTECSELQLPLFVVFLVIYLITLVGNLGMILLIKVEPRLHTPMYYFLSHLAFIDVCYSSSIGPKMLQNLLAKKKTISFSGCFAQLYFSSAFATTECFLLATMAYDRYMAICNPLIYPAVMTQRVCKELVIGVYTYGFLNSVIQTILTFQLSFCDSNIIHHFYCADPPLLALSCSDTRTKEKQLLIFSAVNLSGSFLTVLISYICILLSIIKIQSSEGKCKAFSTCASHLTVVIVFYGTLFFMYMQQPKAGNSWKYNKVVSVFYSLVIPLLNPLIYTLRNTEVKDTLKKMLEGKEP; encoded by the coding sequence atggCAAGAAGCAACCGTACCACAGTGACAGAATTTGTCCTTATGGGATTCACAGAGTGTTCTGAGCTGCAGCTTCCCCTTTTTGTGGTATTCCTGGTAATTTATCTCATCACCCTGGTAGGAAACCTTGGCATGATCCTACTCATCAAGGTGGAGCCAAggctccacacccccatgtactatTTCCTCAGCCACCTGGCTTTCATCGATGTTTGCTACTCATCTTCCATTGGGCCCAAGATGCTACAAAATttattggcaaagaaaaaaaccatctCCTTTTCAGGCTGTTTTGCCCAGCTGTACTTCTCCAGTGCTTTTGCCACTACTGAATGCTTCCTCTTGGCCAcaatggcctatgaccgctacaTGGCTATCTGCAACCCCCTGATTTACCCAGCCGTTATGACTCAGCGGGTCTGCAAGGAGTTGGTGATAGGCGTCTATACCTATGGCTTCCTGAACTCTGTAATACAAACAATTCTGACTTTTCAGTTGTCTTTCTGCGACTCCAATATCATCCACCATTTCTACTGCGCTGACCCTCCTCTCCTTGCCCTTTCCTGCTCTGACACCCGCACCAAAGAGAAGCAGCTCTTGATCTTCTCTGCAGTGAATCTCAGTGGATCCTTCCTGACTGTCCTCATCTCCTACATTTGCATCCTCCTTTCCATTATAAAAATTCAGTCTTCTGAAGGCAAGTGCAAAGCCTTTTCCACCTGTGCCTCCCACCTCACTGTGGTCATCGTCTTCTATGGAACGCTGTTTTTCATGTACATGCAGCAACCCAAAGCAGGGAATTCATGGAAGTACAACAAAGTGGTCTCTGTGTTTTATAGTCTTGTCATTCCCCTGCTCAACCCCCTGATCTATACCCTGAGGAACACAGAAGTAAAGGACACCCTGAAAAAGATGCTAGAAGGCAAAGAGCCATAG